One stretch of Diorhabda carinulata isolate Delta chromosome 5, icDioCari1.1, whole genome shotgun sequence DNA includes these proteins:
- the LOC130894534 gene encoding LOW QUALITY PROTEIN: troponin C, isoallergen Bla g 6.0201-like (The sequence of the model RefSeq protein was modified relative to this genomic sequence to represent the inferred CDS: substituted 1 base at 1 genomic stop codon) — translation MKLSTAGITKCITRRTKKYLDRNENNIRISYKYTSTEKIQLLFXDELDKEQISMLKSTFDAFDVDRKGYIEADMIGTIIEMLGTGVGTEDIDKIIEEIDEDGNGEVSFEEFAKLAARFLVEEDEDTEAIQLELKGAFRLYDRDGNGFITIEVLREILRELDEKLTEDDLDNMIDEIDADGSGTVDWEEFKAVMIG, via the exons atgaaattatcAACAGCTGGAATTACAAAATGCATAACGCGTAGAACTAAAAAGTATCtagatagaaatgaaaataatattagaattagtTATAAATATACAAGTACGGAAAAAATACA ACTTTTATTTTAGGACGAGCTAGATAAAGAACAGATTTCAA tGCTAAAATCAACCTTCGATGCGTTTGACGTTGACAGAAAAGGATATATCGAAGCTGATATGATTGGGACCATAATAGAAATGTTAGGTACTGGAGTAGGTACCGAAGATATAGAC aaaataatcgaAGAAATAGATGAAGACGGCAATGGTGAGGTGAGCTTTGAGGAATTCGCAAAGTTAGCTGCACGTTTTTTAGTTGAAGAAGATGAAGATACTGAGGCAATTCAACTGGAATTGAAAGGAGCATTTCGGCTTTATGACAGAGACG GTAATGGATTCATAACTATTGAGGTATTAAGAGAAATTCTACGAGAACTGGACGAGAAATTGACAGAAGATGATCTGGACAATATGATTGATGAAATAGATGCTGACGGATCTGGTACGGTCGATTGGGAAG
- the LOC130893646 gene encoding troponin C, isoallergen Bla g 6.0101-like produces MGDASELSKEQIALLKGAFDTFDVEKKGSIGTVMVGTILGMLGVQTTESTLKEIIDEVDEDGSGELEFDEFIILASRFMVEEDAEAMQQELKEAFRLYDKEGNGYITTSTLKEILKELDDKITNEELDMMIEEIDADGSGTVDFDEFMEVMTGGDD; encoded by the exons ATGGGG GACGCATCTGAACTCAGCAAGGAACAAATTGCAT TACTTAAGGGTGCATTTGATACTTTTGACGTTGAAAAGAAAGGCAGCATAGGAACAGTTATGGTAGGAACGATTCTTGGTATGCTCGGTGTTCAAACCACCGAATCGACTTTGAAAGAAATCATAGACGAAGTAGACGAAGATG gATCTGGAGAATTAGAATTCGACGAATTTATCATATTGGCTTCAAGATTTATGGTCGAGGAAGATGCCGAAGCGATGCAGCAAGAACTCAAAGAAGCATTCCGTTTGTATGACAAAGAAG GTAATGGTTATATAACTACCTCAacattaaaagaaatacttaaagaGCTTGACGACAAAATTACCAATGAAGAATTAGATATGATGATCGAAGAAATTGATGCCGATGGATCTGGAACTGTGGATTTTGATG aattCATGGAAGTTATGACTGGAGGTGATGATTGA
- the LOC130893656 gene encoding protein slit produces MARVRMFRWTWVWAWTALAGLCALAATESQQQCPPVGEIAPCSCTVKKNGLDILCEFTDQQHVNDAMGKLKGKSLVIFYLKLRHNNLKKLTGFIFLGLDIRHLTIHNSSLSVVEEASLSSIGKMLTQLDVSQNSLTMVPSAAFRNLNQLLILNMNHNKVTSLHAKAFQGLDTLEILTLYENKITNIDIDAFVGLEKKLKRLNLGGNGLTSVPQKSLAILDMLKKLEMQENRISEIKEGDFYGLKNLDSLGLAHNKLRKVPAKVFSHLTMLNSLELEGNNIDTIDPEAFVGLEGNLQYLRLGDNNIHTIPTDALKELHRLRHLDLRSNNISYIAEDAFSGYGDSITFLNLQKNDIRTLSGMVFENLNSLETLNLQNNKLMHVPEDVMDPVLDTLRVVDIMDNPLLCDCELQWYKNWLRNLKDKDDDLMQKKRTVCTMQHEHREYSLQSLPLDKMKCVPKIYDLGVNRADYGTHSVLSVVAITGTTICVLARYFQP; encoded by the exons aGTCAACAGCAATGCCCCCCGGTAGGCGAGATAGCACCGTGTTCCTGTACGGTAAAAAAGAACGGCCTGGATATTCTCTGCGAATTCACTGATCAGCAACACGTCAACGATGCCATGGGCAAACTGAAAGGAAAGTCTCTGgtcattttctatttgaaactGAGACataataacctaaaaaaattgaCCGGTTTCATTTTCTTGGGTTTGGACATCAGGCATCTTACAATCCATAATAGTAGTTTATCTGTCGTGGAAGAAGCATCACTTAGTTCTATAG GAAAAATGTTGACCCAATTAGACGTATCACAAAATAGTTTAACGATGGTCCCATCGGCAGCTTTCAGAAATCTCAACCAATTGcttattttgaatatgaatCACAATAAAGTGACCAGTCTCCATGCTAAAGCTTTTCAAGGATTGGATACTTTGGAAATACTCACGCTTTATGAAAATAAGATAACTAACATCGACATTGACGCTTTTGTAGGACTCGAAAA GAAACTGAAACGACTGAATTTGGGTGGAAATGGTTTAACTTCTGTACCTCAGAAGTCCCTTGCAATTTTAGATATGCTGAAGAAGTTGGAAATGCAGGAGAATAGGATATCTGAAATAAAGGAAGGTGATTTTTATG GTCTTAAAAATTTGGATTCGTTAGGTTTGGCTCATAATAAATTACGAAAAGTTCCAGCAAAAGTATTTTCACATCTGACGATGTTGAATTCCTTGGAATTAGAGGGAAATAACATCGACACAATTGATCCAGAGGCTTTTGTAGGACTAGAAG GAAATCTTCAGTATCTTCGACTAGGCGATAATAACATCCACACAATTCCAACAGATGCACTGAAAGAACTGCACCGGTTGCGTCATTTGGATTTGAGATCGAACAACATCAGTTATATAGCAGAAGATGCCTTTTCAGGATATGGAGACTCGATAACTTTTCTAAATTTGCAAAAGAACGA tatAAGAACATTGAGTGGTATGGTTTTCGAAAATCTGAATTCTCTAGAAACACTCAATTTACAAAACAACAAACTGATGCATGTTCCTGAAGATGTAATGGATCCTGTTTTAGATACTCTCCGAGTTGTTGATATAATGG ATAATCCGTTACTTTGCGATTGCGAGCTTCAGTGGTACAAAAATTGGTTGCGTAATCTGAAAGATAAAGACGACGATCTGATGCAGAAGAAACGAACGGTTTGTACAATGCAACACGAACACCGAGAGTACAGTCTTCAGAGTCTACCTCTGGATAAGATGAAGTGTGTTCCGAAAATATATGATTTAGGTGTAAACAGAGCTGATTACGGCACTCATTCTGTTTTATCAGTAGTCGCCATTACGGGCACCACTATATGTGTTTTAGCTAGGTATTTTCAACCGTAA